A single genomic interval of Scylla paramamosain isolate STU-SP2022 chromosome 4, ASM3559412v1, whole genome shotgun sequence harbors:
- the LOC135100005 gene encoding rRNA-processing protein FCF1 homolog produces the protein MPKGKKTRKFAVMKRMISLNDPRLKPEDRKPKKEKIPDPHEAKLVEAPQYSSALFFEYNTQLGPPYRILIDTNFINFAIKNKVDLVKGMMDCLYAKCIPYLTECVQGELERMGERYRLALKVIKDTRIERLPCMHKGIYADDCLVQRVTQHKCYIIGTNDKDLKRRIRKIPGVPIMSVGQHKFVIERMPDAPQM, from the exons ATG ccGAAGGGAAAGAAGACTCGAAAATTTGCTGTAATGAAAAGGATGATCAGCTTAAATGATCCTCGCTT aaaaCCAGAAGACAGGAAgccaaaaaaggagaaaatacctGATCCTCATGAAGCAAAACTTGTTGAAGC ACCACAGTATTCTTCTGCGCTCTTCTTTGAATACAACACTCAGTTGGGTCCTCCATATCGTATCCTCATCGATACCAATTTCATTAACTTTGCCATCAAGAACAAAGTGGATCTGGTTAaa gGAATGATGGATTGTCTTTATGCCAAGTGTATACCATATTTGACTGAGTGTGTGCAGGGAGAATTAGAACGCATGGGAGAACGGTATCGTTTAGCCCTGAAAGTCATTAAGGATACTCGGATAGAAAGACTTCCTTGTATGCATAAAGGAATATATGCTGATGACTGTCTTGTTCAGCGTGTCACACAG CACAAGTGTTACATCATAGGAACAAATGACAAAGACCTGAAGCGAAGAATACGTAAGATTCCTGGCGTTCCAATCATGAGTGTTGGCCAGCACAA GTTTGTGATTGAGCGAATGCCAGATGCACCTCAAATGTAG